The Dendropsophus ebraccatus isolate aDenEbr1 chromosome 3, aDenEbr1.pat, whole genome shotgun sequence genomic interval ACTCCTGTGCTACTGTCGTAAAGCTTTCAGAGAAACCGGCTTACTGGTAGGACTAATCCTAATTTTTTATTTGAGAAGAGTTTCCGTTACATTTACTACTAAGGACATCATCTCAccggcctccagcttctagattcttctccctgacacttcctgtggatgggaacagatctgatcattcttattatgttacataaaaaagagtaactttccatgtctgcaatatgtttaagcttctattactgggaaataagagaaatggtgttttctcctttgcagatgattctaccaggagctcagggggacatcagatctcctcagaggatcatatcacacaagatacatatgaggagccgtccactatcccagatacaccctcagcccctcacagcaaagatctctcatctcatcctgtctcatcccatctcatcccatcttctgctccatcacagcaagctgacatttacagagaagacgacGAACATCAAAGAGCAAATACAGGAAAGCCTCAGTTTTCAGATTTACAATGTGAACAACGCTTTACTCACAAAACATATATTACAGAGGAGAAGCCTTTtttatgctcagaatgtgggaaatgttttacttacaAATCAATGCTTGttaaccatcaaagaattcacacaggggagaagccattttcatgttcagaatgtgggaaatgttttgctaagaaatcaagtcttgttgaccatcaaaaaattcacacaggggagaagccatttatatgtttagaatgtgggaaatgttttactaagaaatcaaaacttgttgaccatcaaagaattaattttttaaatttacaacATGAAAAATGCTTTACTCACAAAAAATATCTTACAGGCAAGAAGACATtgtcatgttctgaatgtgggaaacatTTTAATTATAAATCAAAACTTGTCAGGCATCAGAAaggtcacacaggggagaggctattttcatgttcagaatgtgggaaatgtttcattcATAAATCAGGCCTTGTtgtgcatcagagaactcacacaggggagaagccattttcatgttcggaatgtgggaaatgttttaatggaAAATCAGATCTTGCttcgcatcagagaactcacacaggggagaagccattttcatgtgcggaatgtggaaaatgttttactgtaaaatcaaATCTTCTTcaccatcaaaaaattcacacagcggagaagcctttttcatgttcagaatgtggaaaatgtttcactGTAAAATCAAATCTAGTTGAGCATGAAAGAactcacacgggggagaagccattttcatgttcagaatgtggaaaatgttttactataAAATCAACTCTTGTTATCCataagagaactcacacaggagagaagccattttcatgttcagattgtgggaaatgttttactttgaaatcaaatcttgttaaacaccaaagaattcacacagaaaagaagccattttcatgttcagattgtgggaaatgttttactcagaaatcaaatcttgttaaacacCTAAGAATTCACACaaaagagaagccattttcatgttcatattgtgggaaatgttttactgaaaaATCAAATCTTTAtagacatcaaagaattcacacaaaagagaagccattttcatgttcatattgtgggaaatgttttactaataAATCAAATCTTTgtaaacatcaaagaactcacaaaaGAAAGTAGCCAgttccatgttcagaatgtggggctgtttttctcagaaatcatgtatttttaaaaaaatctgataaTCTTTTTAAAAATTGAAGAATTCACACAgacgagaagccattttcatgttcagatcgtgggaaatgttttactgaaaaatcaaatcttgttaaacatTGAAGAATGCACACAGAAGAGAAGTCATCTTAATATTCAaactgtgggaaatgttttactcagataTAAAATCTTGGTGCTAGAGATGAACAATTTCTCAATAAATGTCaacaaaacagccaaactatagcagctgcagtactgggactattacagaaggaccaaTGTGTTAATGCC includes:
- the LOC138787578 gene encoding oocyte zinc finger protein XlCOF7.1-like — protein: MFKLLLLGNKRNGVFSFADDSTRSSGGHQISSEDHITQDTYEEPSTIPDTPSAPHSKDLSSHPVSSHLIPSSAPSQQADIYREDDEHQRANTGKPQFSDLQCEQRFTHKTYITEEKPFLCSECGKCFTYKSMLVNHQRIHTGEKPFSCSECGKCFAKKSSLVDHQKIHTGEKPFICLECGKCFTKKSKLVDHQRINFLNLQHEKCFTHKKYLTGKKTLSCSECGKHFNYKSKLVRHQKGHTGERLFSCSECGKCFIHKSGLVVHQRTHTGEKPFSCSECGKCFNGKSDLASHQRTHTGEKPFSCAECGKCFTVKSNLLHHQKIHTAEKPFSCSECGKCFTVKSNLVEHERTHTGEKPFSCSECGKCFTIKSTLVIHKRTHTGEKPFSCSDCGKCFTLKSNLVKHQRIHTEKKPFSCSDCGKCFTQKSNLVKHLRIHTKEKPFSCSYCGKCFTEKSNLYRHQRIHTKEKPFSCSYCGKCFTNKSNLCKHQRTHKRKIHTDEKPFSCSDRGKCFTEKSNLVIGKKALSCSDCGKCFTKKSSLVDHQRIHKGEKIFSCSECRKCFNHTGEKPFLCSECRKCFIVKSRLVDYQRIHTGEKPFSCSECAQCFALKSNIISHKRTHKGEKAFSCSECGKCFTHKSNLVKHQRIHTDEKPFSCLDCGKCFNDKLNFVKH